In Amphiura filiformis chromosome 2, Afil_fr2py, whole genome shotgun sequence, one DNA window encodes the following:
- the LOC140146628 gene encoding peptide methionine sulfoxide reductase-like: MFWANHDPTQCHKRQYMSAIFYHSEEQKSLAEKSKDEHQETIKRTIQTKILPAGTFYQAEDYHQKYMLRKHHDLLKSLNLSSKQIITSHMAARLNGYIAGMGMLKNFEAELNNLGLNEEQTQYVRDRIRRGGMN; encoded by the exons ATGTTCTGGGCAAACCACGACCCGACTCAATGTCACAAACGCCAGTATATGTCAGCTATTTTCTACCATTCCGAGGAGCAGAAATCATTGGCCGAGAAGTCGAAAGATGAGCATCAGGAGACTATCAAACGTACCATTCAGACTAAGATTTTGCCGGCGGGGACATTTTATCAAGCTGAAGA CTATCATCAGAAATACATGCTTCGTAAACATCATGACCTCCTGAAGAGCTTGAACCTTTCTTCTAAGCAGATAATAACAAGCCACATGGCAGCAAGACTCAATGGATATATAGCTGGAATGGGAATGCTCAAAAACTTTGAAGCAGAACTGAACAATCTTGGTCTCAACGAAGAACAAACGCAATATGTTCGTGATCGGATTAGAAGGGGTGGTATGAATTAA